A genomic region of Echeneis naucrates chromosome 24, fEcheNa1.1, whole genome shotgun sequence contains the following coding sequences:
- the gtf2a1 gene encoding transcription initiation factor IIA subunit 1, producing MASSANSNPVPKLYKSVIEDVINEVRELFLDEGVDEQVLLELKTLWENKLLQSKAVDGFHTEEQAALQAAQQQQQQQQQQQQQQQVQQVQQVQPVTQPAQAQQVILPPQQQQAPQQQVIVQDSKFLQPISATGMSAAATAATLALPTGVTPYQQLITSQGQILQVVRAPNGAQYIIQPQQQILLQQQMQPGGVQAPVIQQVLAPLQGGPQQTGVIIQPQQIVLASNKVQGNTQVMQAATMAPQPGQAQTAALVRQIQQAQGAAAPQAPQQPQAQQQDQPQGQPQPQAQQPPMMLQVDGAGDTSSEEDEDEEEEYDEDDEEEKDKDGGEDGQVEEEPLNSGDDVSDEEDQELFDTENVVVCQYDKIHRSKNKWKFHLKDGIMNLNGRDYVFSKAIGDAEW from the exons ATGGCGAGCTCGGCAAACTCGAACCCAGTG CCTAAACTATACAAGTCTGTGATTGAGGATGTGATCAACGAGGTGCGAGAGCTGTTCCTGGACGAGGGAGTGGATGAGCAAGTGCTTCTGGAGCTGAAAACG CTGTGGGagaacaaactgctgcagtccAAGGCAGTAGATGGTTTCCATACTGAAGAGCAGGCAGCCCTGCAGgctgctcagcagcagcagcaacaacagcagcagcaacagcagcagcagcaggttcagcAGGTCCAACAAGTCCAGCCAGTGACCCAGCCAGCACAGGCCCAGCAAGTCATTCTGCCCCCGCAGCAACAGCAAG CTCCCCAGCAGCAAGTCATTGTTCAGGATTCCAAGTTTCTTCAGCCTATAAGTGCAACGGGGATG AGTGCAGCAGCCACTGCAGCAACACTTGCTTTGCCCACCGGGGTCACACCTTACCAACAGCTCATCACCAGCCAAG GTCAGATCCTGCAGGTGGTCCGTGCTCCCAATGGGGCTCAGTACATCATCCAGCCTCAGCAGCAgatcctcctgcagcagcagatgcagccTGGTGGCGTGCAGGCACCAGTCATACAACAG GTCCTGGCTCCCCTGCAGGGAGGCCCCCAGCAAACAGGAGTCATAATCCAGCCACAGCAGATTGTTTTAGCTTCAAACAAAGTCCAAGGCAACACACAG GTGATGCAGGCAGCAACCATGGCACCGCAGCCTGGTCAGgcacaaacagctgctttggTGCGGCAGATCCAGCAGGCCCAGGGTGCAGCTGCACCACAGGCTCCTCAACAGCCTCAGGCCCAGCAACAAGACCAACCCCAGGGTCAACCCCAGCCTCAGGCACAGCAGCCTCCGATGATGCTGCAGGTGGACGGAGCCGGAGACACCTCCTCAGAGGAGGacgaggatgaagaggaggagtaTGATGAGGATGACGAGGAGGAGAAGGAcaaggatggaggagaggatgggcaggtggaggag GAGCCACTGAACAGTGGGGATGATGTCAGCGATGAAGAAGATCAGGAGCTATTTGATACAGAGAATGTAGTGGTGTGCCAATATGACAAG ATTCACAGAAGTAAGAACAAATGGAAATTCCACCTGAAGGACGGGATCATGAATCTGAACGGGAGAGACTATGTCTTCTCCAAAGCCATTGGGGATGCTGAATGGTGa